The genomic segment CAACCATAAAATCAAATAAGCTCCAATTCCAAAACCAGCCAATAAGACCAATAAGACAAATAATATTCTAATATTTTTTGCTGTAAAATTTGTTTTGGTACTTAACCATTCACATACTCCTAAAATCATAATTTTTGTTTTAATATAGATGTATTGCCAAATATTTTAAATGAAATCTAAGCAAAATTCTTTATTTTTTCTCAAAAATTTCTATAAAATTATCTTTTTGACTAAAAGGATCTACTTGCACATTAAACTTTTTTGCTAAAATTTTTAAAGAATTTTCTTTCATTTTAATGTGTTTCTCTCTTTGTTGTAGGTAATCTTTAAAAGCATACACTTTTTTGTTTTTAGGAATAATAGATTTGTTATTTAAAGGAATATCCACATTTTCTTCGGGGTATTTTATCTTTTTAAAGAGAAAAGAAATAAAATTATCTTCTGTTTTTACTTCTAAAATTATACCTGGTAAACCTTGTATTTTCCAAGGACCGTATGGAAGGGGAATTTCTTGCGAATACCAACAAATATAATTTCTTCCTCTAAAAATAACGGTTGCTTTTTTACAGTTAAATTTTCCTATTTTTTTTTCTTCATTAATTAACTTCCAATTTAATTTAGGTCTTTTTTCTTTAGAAAAGATAGTTTCGGTTGTTAAAGTGAAAGCATCAGAAAAATAAATACTGTCTAATTTTTTATCTAAATAAACATATAAACCATTTTTTCGTGTTTTCTTTGCTTCATTAAAATTATCGACCTCAATAAGTGTTTCTTCATTATTACCATTTG from the Polaribacter cellanae genome contains:
- a CDS encoding PspC domain-containing protein, with the protein product MILGVCEWLSTKTNFTAKNIRILFVLLVLLAGFGIGAYLILWLVKILSKE
- a CDS encoding GLPGLI family protein, whose amino-acid sequence is MKKHIFLIVVTVFNYVQSQNSKKGIIYYDFIDNHYNVSYNSYLVFNQNTSYFITAKDSLGLSNSKTNGNNEETLIEVDNFNEAKKTRKNGLYVYLDKKLDSIYFSDAFTLTTETIFSKEKRPKLNWKLINEEKKIGKFNCKKATVIFRGRNYICWYSQEIPLPYGPWKIQGLPGIILEVKTEDNFISFLFKKIKYPEENVDIPLNNKSIIPKNKKVYAFKDYLQQREKHIKMKENSLKILAKKFNVQVDPFSQKDNFIEIFEKK